The Triticum aestivum cultivar Chinese Spring chromosome 3A, IWGSC CS RefSeq v2.1, whole genome shotgun sequence genome includes a region encoding these proteins:
- the LOC123058952 gene encoding putative cytochrome c biosynthesis ccmC-like mitochondrial protein yields the protein MSVSLLQPYFFMSKTKSYAQILIGSRLFLTVMAIHLSLRVAPPDLQQGGNSRISYVHVPAARMSIVIYITTAINSSLFPLTKHPLFLRSSGTGTEIGAFSTLFTLVTGGFRGRPMWGTFQVWDARLTSVFILFLIYLGALRFQKLPVEPAPISIRAGPIDIPIIKSPVNWWNTSHQPGSISRSGTSIHVPMPIPILSNFSNFPFSTRILFVLETRLPIPSFPESPLT from the coding sequence ATGTCAGTTTCATTATTACAAccttatttttttatgtcaaagaCAAAAAGCTACGCGCAAATTCTCATTGGATCTCGGTTGTTCTTAACAGTGATGGCTATTCATTTAAGTCTTCGGGTAGCACCACCAGATCTTCAACAAGGTGGAAATTCTCGTATTTCGTATGTACATGTTCCTGCGGCTCGGATGAGTATAGTTATTTATATCACGACAGCTATAAACAGTTCCTTGTTCCCATTAACAAAACATCCCCTTTTTCTTCGCTCTTCCGGAACCGGTACAGAAATTGGTGCTTTTTCTACTTTGTTTACGTTAGTGACTGGGGGGTTTCGGGGAAGGCCTATGTGGGGTACCTTTCAGGTGTGGGATGCTCGTTTAACTTCTGTATTCATCTTGTTCCTTATTTACCTGGGTGCACTGCGTTTTCAAAAGCTTCCTGTCGAACCGGCTCCTATTTCAATCCGTGCTGGACCGATCGATATACCAATAATAAAGTCTCCAGTCAACTGGTGGAATACATCGCATCAACCTGGGAGCATTAGCCGATCTGGTACATCAATACATGTTCCTATGCCCATTCCAATCTTGTCTAACTTTTCTAACTTCCCCTTCTCTACCCGTATCTTGTTCGTTCTAGAAACACGTCTTCCTATTCCATCTTTTCCCGAATCTCCCTTAACGTAA